The Hevea brasiliensis isolate MT/VB/25A 57/8 chromosome 9, ASM3005281v1, whole genome shotgun sequence nucleotide sequence TGTTAATGTTCATCTATTTTATAGGTCTTAACGATTCAAACATTGTTTTTTTTTATAACATATATAtaatgataatttaaaaaaaaataaaaaaaatgattttttgaGATTAATATCAGCAATGTAATTTGTTCAATGATAAATCTAAtatcaatcaattatagaattatgacacaattaaatccAAAAGAACAAAATGTTGAGTTGAATTGCACcaattgttacactcatttcatataggcattttagggtagttttgcatccattttgctcttatattttagtatattttatgtttttagctttattttagcttatttgttaactttagatattttatatttgatttttgtaattttgttgttttttataggattttgtggcaaatcgaaaattaatgagtgcattaggaagtgatttgaagaaatttggaattctttaagcatggaggaaagttgaagaaatcaagctttgaaagagcaaattagtcgaaatttgcttgagactttgcttatgatgttgcttagggtatgtcatataagcttaaccttaagcctgttcaagctgaaagtcaagcacggcttaaatcctatatattcaagcttttactccacaacctgccgagaattgcttaagatcctacttagggtaaagcggcagtgcttaaggtgcagcacaagtcaagctggaagtcaagcgtgagcagaaaagtccattttactccaaatctgccgagatttgctgaggatttgcttaaccttaagcagacagtgcaaccagaggctgaaatttgctaagaagctgcttagggttaagtcgCACCCTGCTGCATCGCCAAAACGTGAATAATGTcacgacttggataattttatacctcatttcctatccactccttggctcctaTTTACTTTTAGGGAAACTTTTTGAgacgatataaattcatcatttcctagtttttgcaATATGAAGAAAGGGgagaaaacaaaaaggaaagaaatataaataaagaGAGGAGGAGAAACGCCATTTTTTctggggaggagctgctgcaatcattttttggagctccagaaaccagagttttgggttcttctacctgggtttttctcttatcatatttttctttacttttccatcaatctttcttgtaaatatcattatgagtgagtaaactctttagatttcagagttgagaaatatgttttaaattaatttgtggatttggactgggtatttccttattttacataaatacaagttttgattccttccttgtgtgcttgatttacttacctaatgttggtacccattgggtattgtgttaattttttattgaaggaccgaaatatgaaagtcattgatagataatcaaggattggaacttaaaatcacatagatttagaaataaactaggattttaagaggaattaattattggttacaaaacttaatgggttttaaagtaatcaaataacatacgaaagtaggtttggttattttataatacactttggtttgcttgaaaaagatatcaaaggaatttagaatcaatttccttcaaactctatttttcccttaaaattggaatacccaagacaaatcccaattaatttatgcataaacccccaactctgaaaTCACTCTTAACATAATTAGACcttgatttaaattacccattattaatttagtttaattgcaaactagatttagaatttatttgtttgctctttacccattctaattagattaatcaatttaccttactcatttacatttaccatttattcatcaatcattagcccaaataattgcttcattcatagtttggtactcaaacggcaaatcctcgtgggaatgatacttgactcatcactctattacttgagacAACCCGTATACTTGTGGATACGCCCATCAAGTTTTTGACGCCGTTGCCggagatttgatttttgtttgatattgaacaattgtttgtttggttaatttgggtattttattttattttaatttcttttaccattttactttgagaatttgtttattttgtttttcaggtactttattttatgagaaggacaaaaagtgaagaaatcaatttattctttgatccgGAAATAGAAAAGACAACaagagctttaagagcagaatctaagaggagaaaagttgaatttaaagctcaacaacaacaagaaagagaacaagagcaagagcaattacaagaagaaatggccaacaacaataacaaccgctctgtgaaggatcacgcctatcctaacattggggatttcatgccaagtatcacaagaccaagagtagaagctaataattttgaactgaagcctgcactctgtcagATGGTACAACAATCATAATTTGGGGGAAGTCCAGTGAAAGTCCAaatgtgcatctagcacactttcttgacaTCAGTGATATGTTagagataaatggagtttctgatgatgcaattcgactcagattatttcctttttctttgaaggaccgagctagagagtggttacattctttgccaccgggttctatcacaacatgggatgaactttttcaagcatttttagctcaatattttccaccaagcaagacagctaagctaagaaatgagctgacttcttttaaacctagagatgatgagagcttgtatgaagcatgggagagatacaaggatttgcaaaggagatgtccacatcatgggattcctaagtggatgcttgttcaacacttttacaatggagtttcaccagctattagaagtaccATTGATGCAttttctggaggtgatcttatggagaaatctaAAGATGAAGTTTtttttctgctcttgataaaattgcttataacaactaccaatggagttatgagaggaatgagatcaagaaaccagctggtatgtttgagcttgatgccatgaatatgattaatgctaagtttgatgctttgacaaggaaaatggacaagctaagcatgaaagtagattcttcaacTGGAGGTTCTAGTAATTTAGTGGATGTTGGggctgcaaatgtcaattgtgcagcaAATTTTTCTACACTtagtcaagatttttcaagtgagcaagtggattatgtgggaaactacaatcaaagaccaggtggtaacccattttctgcaacttatgatccagcgtggagaaaccaccccaattttTCTTGGGGAGGTAAACAAGGACaacaccaaaattttagcaaccttctacgtatcaacaacatcagaattttcagcagaatagaggtcctgggattcctaaacctcaaaatgcacctactccacctctaccacaacaagcacaactagaTAAGACAACTAGATTAGAAGCTATGATTGAGACTCTACTtatgagccatcaaagtcaacaagatatgatttctcaattagcatctaaagtagatAAAATGGAAACACACAACAAGAtattagagaatcaaatagctcaacagaCTAGCTTTTCAaatagtaaagcttttgggaagcttcctagccaaTCTGAGAATCCAAGGGAGCAGTGCAATActgttactttaagaagtggaaagGTAATGGGGAAAGAACACGAAATTGAAGTAAagttgaaagaaaagaaagatgagTGTGAGAGTGAATCCACTTCAACTAAAGCTAAAGCTATTAAGGAAGCAAATGAAGAGaaagaagataaaaagaaaatagaagagaaaTATGTGCCTCCTGCACCGTACAAGCCACCATTGccctttcctcagagatttcagaaagcacAATTAGATAAACAGTTTGGGAAATTCCTTGAAGTTttgaagaagttgtatatcaacatTCCATTCACCGATGTCATTTCTCAAATGCCTTCTCATGCTAAGTTTTTAAGGGAGCTTTTATCAAATAAAAGAAGGTTGGAAGATTATGAAACTATTGCACTTACTAAGGAGTGCAGTGCTACATTGCAGAACAAGCTCCCACCTAAGCTGAAAGATCCTGGaagtttttccataccatgtcacattggagaAACAAGTATTGAGAGAGCATTATGTGACTTGGGGGCTAATGTTAGCTTGATTCCACTTTCCATATGTGAGAAGTTAAAGGTTGGAGATCTAAAGCCCACAACTATTTCTTtacagttagctgacagatctatAAAGTATCCAGTTGGGATTTTAGAGAATGTACCATTAAAAGTTGGGAAGTTTTTCATTCCAATGGATTTTATTGTACTAGAAATAAAGGAGGATGTAAGAACGCCCATCATACTTGGAAGGCCATTTTTAACCACTGCAGGAGCTAATATAGATGTAAAGAATGGGAAATTGAAGTTGACAGTGGGGGAGGAGGaaataaagtttaatttattCTAACATTCCAAGGAACCAGCTGTGATGAATTCTTGTTATAGGGTAGATGTTATAGAGCATGATGCTGAAACTGAAGTTACTCAACTAGAGGAAAATCAAGCTATTCCAATGCAATGCAATCAGCATAAAGTGCGAAAGAAAAAGTCAGCTTCACCATCTCATTTGATTGACAATGAAGCTTCGAAAGTTAAGCTCAAGCCtccatcaaaatcactcaaaagAGGAGATtcatctaaagtttgtaataatattcttCAAGATATAGTTGGGATTCTGAACAAAGCAATAGGTATTTTCACATATAATGGGAAAAAGTTGAAGTATAAATTCATTTCAGCACCTGTTGTGAAGGGAGGTAATATTTTCCAATTCCAACCACCATGAGCTTTGAaaggaaggtcaagcttaagaccttaaacaagtgcttcttgggaggcaacccaagcatatccttttatagtttattaattttccatttcatttcattttcagttttcaccctcattaaactcaaaagtgatatttgtttatcttttgtaggtcagtcatgaagattgggcaaattgaGACAAAAAGGAAGAATTAAGAGGGAGCAAGTATAAAGCAAATTCATGCATTTATCTAGtccctgtgaacagtaacacttttaaacttgtgctaaattgctgatattgaaatctacttgatagcacatgtttgattttgtgtcttttgtaaattttgtgaaatgtaacttgaatgaggatcaattttgatatttaggactgatgtgagctttattaaagtgcaaaaatagtgtttgttaagttttaccttttagtgtatatatagtttTTGTAGTTAGTTAGAGTTTGCATGTTTTTGTTtaagttactgtttatgttactttcatgctactgttcatgctaccTAAGAAGTCAATTTCTATatattttctacaatttttgaatgcttggaacttgtctcaaatgctaCTAAAATGTGCTTTGGGTATAAACTTAGaaataagactattgcaaaagggTGATCACAATCCATGCCTAATTTGATCTATTTGCCTTTAAATTCACCCATGGTTGTATTATGTTTGATAAGTTTATGAGAAATGATGagctaaaattcttcaattttatggtgtttgtgtgtatttgagatttgctgagggtcatgatagcattTGGACAATTTTTGGTAAGTAAAATCACATTCTTTTTCAAAACCTGCCGAAATTTGCTGATGATGTTACTTACTCTAAGCAGTACCCTATGCAAATTCTACTTAACCGTAAGCAAATTTCTACTTAACCCTAAGCAAATTTCTGCTTGACCCTAAGCAACACCAGAATCGTTAGTTTAGCAATTGCTACATGCTTAACCTAAGCAACTACCCTATGTAAGTCATGCTTAACCTTAAGTAATTTTGTGCTTACCACAGCAAAATGCCTTGTGCCACTAGTAGACCCACCAGCAGCAAGCTAAACAACAGTAAAGCCTTGACAGCAGAGCTTAAACAGTAGCAGTAGTTTAGTACTAGTTTTAGTTCTTCAATTcagttttaatttttgttttaggtttattttgtcttcaaactttagtaatagttgcaatactttggtaattagtttttatgattatatttgcattcatttcctttagtttagtttattttattttatcttttgaTATGGATATAGATATTCtatgaatgctttttggtttaattcttgatttaactgttagatcttatttcattacacttttccatcttcttgcacattatttttgtaCTTTATCTTTTATTTAGTCCTAATTTTGTTGATATTGATGAGTTGCATAATTTACTTTGAGCTACATATGTTTAACATCATTTTGAGGTAACAGCTTATCCTTCTACTATTTATGCTTATGatatgttgccaatgcttatgcttttgcTCACCCTACGtaacaggttaagcaacatcttaagcagtgtaaattcatacatttgggatactttttcacatttttctctctaaagcttcattgttaatatcattttgagctaattttggaattcttgagcttatattgatttaatccccaattgtatatatttcattaattgattagttcacacaattttgcccatctttgcattcattttagacattgaggacaatgtttcatttgagtttgggggtgagagcaaaatttttgcaaaatttttaaaattttctttaaattttttattcattcatttattgcattttattcattcatatatagataatccataaacttatacatataccacacacatgtctatactcatacacaaacatttgcatatagttttcatatagattacacttagtttaaatttgatttatgcattcatttttaggatcatgcatatcataaaaataaatttttaccttatccttagaggattgagaattactttgaagagcaattaagcttacttttagaagggtttgatggattaaaagttctagataggtgcaaagttattagattcttgctttagtttatatcttcttagccaagggccacccaatcaattgcgttgactttgagtgcctagagaaaactctaggatgagaagtagctaattgatgtctcatcaatcctagaacaatctttctaaacctttcaaagcgaaatcatagcatgtacttgaaaaaaaaatgatctaggcattctttgaattttaaactcatattttagccttagccaacctcacttcaaaattttcctttggaaccaatttgagcctacatttatccctcttatttctttggaacccacattaatgcctagccataaacccaaacacttacctaccctccatgaaaataattctttgagtgatagatatacttaaaataataataataataattacttgggagaagtgactaaagtaaaaaggctagcaaattcaattatggtatgtaaagtaattcaccacccaagtacacaaagaaataagtttgggggtgaattgaatgggacaattgtaattcaagtcaatgttatttatgtagtccctccaaaagcttcaaaattatatgctagcattggtgaatagttgtaaagttccttcttccattttcttccaaaaaaaaaaattgtgtgtcttgatcttttaataatttgattattctcatattttattacttttatcctttccttgttagccacattatcaccctcttagccccattacaacccttgaaagtctttttgatcttttgatggtgttttgctacattagtggagattggaataggagaattgcctatgggattgggatatcattaatccatttatttacttccatcattatttgagacactttagtttatggattaccctatagtctatttaggcatgattattctttgtgattgattggtttgggcttgatgatatggataattgacccaaggctaagcggtgataactttggtgagGATTAAACTCTTTgtatcttgaaagtgggtatatggtttgttggtggctaaaggtaagcttgagagtttgaataagtaattttcataaatttaaggtaaggtaccccaaattgcattaattatttttaatttgctcgaggacaagcaaaggtttgagtttgagggaatttgttacactcatttcatataggcattttagggtagttttgcatccattttgctcttatattttagtgtattttatgtttttagctttattttagcttatttgttaactttagatactttatatttgatttttataattttgttgttttttatAGGATTTTGTGACAAATCGAAGattaatgagtgcattaggaagtgatttgaagaaatttggaattctttaagcatggaggaaagttgaagaaatcaagctttgaaagaacaagttagccgaaatttgcttgagactttgcttatgatgttgcttagggtatgtcatataagcttaaccttaagcctgttCAAGTTGAAAGTCAATCACGGCTTAAATcctacatattcaagcttttactcCACAACCTATCGAGagttgcttaagatcctgcttaggataaagcggcagtgcttaaggtgcagcacaagtcaagctggaagtcaagcgtgagcagaaaagtccattttactccaagtctatcgagatttgctgagggtttgcttaaccttaagcagacagtgcaaccagatgctgaaatttgctaagaagctgcttagggttaagccataccctaagcagactgccagaacgtgaataatgctgctgacttggataattttatacctcatttcctatccactccttggctcctatttacttttagggcaactttttgggacgatataaattcatcatttcctagtttttgcgATATGAAGAAAGGGgagaaaacaaaaaggaaagaaatataaATAGAGAGAGGAGGAGAAACGCCATTTTTctggggaggagctgctgcaaccatttTTTGGAGCAAGAGTTTTTGGAGCTCCAAAAATAAGAGTTtttggttcttctacctgggtttttctattttagtcatcttatcatatttttctttacttttccatcaatctttcttgtaaatactaTTATGAGTGAGTAaaatctttagatttcagagttgggaaatatgttttagattaatttgtggatttggactgggtatttccttattttacataaatacgagttttgattcctttcttgtgtgcttgatttacttacctaatgttggtacccattggtattgatttttgattgaaggaccgaaatgtgaaagtcattgatagataatcaaggattggaacttaaaatcacctagatttagaaataaactaggattttaagaggaattaattattggttataaaacttaatgggttttaagtaatcaaataacatacgaaagtatgtttggttattttagaatatactttgatttgcttgaaaaagatatcaaaggaatttaaaatcaatttccttcaaactctatttttcctttaaaattggaatacccaagacaaatttcaattaatttatgcataaacccccaactctggaatcactcttaacataattagactttgatttaaattacccattattaattt carries:
- the LOC110665340 gene encoding uncharacterized protein LOC110665340, with product METHNKILENQIAQQTSFSNSKAFGKLPSQSENPREQCNTVTLRSGKVMGKEHEIEVKLKEKKDECESESTSTKAKAIKEANEEKEDKKKIEEKYVPPAPYKPPLPFPQRFQKAQLDKQFGKFLEVLKKLYINIPFTDVISQMPSHAKFLRELLSNKRRLEDYETIALTKECSATLQNKLPPKLKDPGSFSIPCHIGETSIERALCDLGANVSLIPLSICEKLKVGDLKPTTISLQLADRSIKYPVGILENVPLKVGKFFIPMDFIVLEIKEDVRTPIILGRPFLTTAGANIDVKNGKLKLTVGEEEIKVDVIEHDAETEVTQLEENQAIPMQCNQHKVRKKKSASPSHLIDNEASKVKLKPPSKSLKRGDSSKVCNNILQDIVGILNKAIGIFTYNGKKLKYKFISAPVVKGGNIFQFQPP